CGGCACAACGGGGCGGCATAGCGTGCCCGAAAAGTGAAGAAGCCCCCTCGCCTGCGCGGCGACGGGGCTTCGTCAACTCCGGACGAACCGCTACTTGGCGGTCTTGATCGCGATTTTCCTGGTCTTCTTCTTCGACTCGGCCGACTTGGGCAGGCTGATCTTGAGCACGCCTTTCTCGACCCGGGCCTCGACCTTGTTCGGGTCGACCTCGTAGGGCAGCGTGAACGAGCGCTGGAATGCGCCGTAGGAGCGCTCGGAGACCATACGGCCTTCCTCGCCTTCCTTGCGCTCGGACTTCTTCTCGCCCCTGATGGTGAGCAGGTTGTCGACGAGCGTCACCTCGACGTCCTTCTCGTCGACGCCGGGCACTTCGGCCGTTACCTCGAGGCCCTTGTCGGTCTCGTGAACGTCGATATTGGGCATCAGAAACCGCCCGGTCAGGGCACCGACGCTCGGCCAGGTCTTGGTAAAATCGTCGAAGACCTTCTCCACCTCGCGGTGCAGGGCGCCGAACGGGTCGTCCTTGTCACGACCCCAGAGTGCTGGAAGACGCATGATCAGACCTCCTTTCCCAAGGTGTCCGCCGCGTCTTCCGGCCCTCTGCCGGCTTCTTATGCGCGCGGCGGATCGTTCCGAACGAAGCTAAGAAGCCAATTCCGCTGTTTTGAGGGCATACCTCCTGCGACCTCAGTCCCGATGGCTCAGGCGGGCTCGACCGAAACCACCTGAAAGGTGTGCATGTCGCCGTCCTCGTCGCGGATCGACACGTACTCGCCAACGCGGAACGCGTGGCTGGCGAAGCGGTACCCGGCCTCGTCGTCATCGTCGGTGGTGTCGTCGTAGTCGAAGACCCAACGGGCATACTCAGCGCCACCGGGCTTGTGGAC
This Microbaculum marinisediminis DNA region includes the following protein-coding sequences:
- a CDS encoding Hsp20/alpha crystallin family protein, which gives rise to MRLPALWGRDKDDPFGALHREVEKVFDDFTKTWPSVGALTGRFLMPNIDVHETDKGLEVTAEVPGVDEKDVEVTLVDNLLTIRGEKKSERKEGEEGRMVSERSYGAFQRSFTLPYEVDPNKVEARVEKGVLKISLPKSAESKKKTRKIAIKTAK